The Echeneis naucrates chromosome 8, fEcheNa1.1, whole genome shotgun sequence genome has a window encoding:
- the LOC115047271 gene encoding growth hormone secretagogue receptor type 1-like yields MGDMGRGCEDRNCALPLGFPQDCSDHECQPMEEPMFGLIELVCVTVIYIPLMLFGLLGNILTILVVWLRPHMRSSTYLYLSSMAVSDLLILLLLPLDLYKLWRPRPWPLGDLACKLTMFLSECCTFCTILHITFLSLERYLAVCWPITAKTLVTRRRTRVLIVCLWLGAAVSAAPVLVMVGVEDVEGEEFGISSWREDVGWTGREGELEGNGNWEETQTKGWSEKPGELIWFEEKGERKLGPRLKDERKQRDGGEMEDEKLSDGNGSKEEGKMDNDRRQQNKMKEDEGGGSEAGADGGHREKPDRRECRCTHYAASSGLLSAMMILSNMYFLIPFCILGLVYSLIGRTLCLRPQSSRKDQSHRHTVKMLGVIVLAFVLCWLPFHVGRTIFSLSLGTDFLVILYLWYFQLLEGSVAVF; encoded by the exons ATGGGTGACATGGGCAGAGGCTGTGAAGACAGAAACTGTGCCCTTCCACTGGGCTTCCCGCAGGACTGCTCCGACCATGAGTGTCAACCTATGGAGGAACCTATGTTTGGACTGATTGAGCTAG tgtgtgtgactgtgataTACATCCCACTGATGCTCTTTGGCCTTCTTGGAAATATTCTAACAATTCTGGTGGTTTGGCTCCGACCTCACATGAGAAGCTCCACCTACCTCTACCTGAGCAGCATGGCTGTCAGTGACCTTTTGAtactcctgctgctgcctctggatCTATACAAG CTCTGGAGGCCCAGACCTTGGCCCTTAGGAGACCTTGCCTGTAAGTTGACGATGTTCCTCTCAGAGTGCTGCACCTTCTGTACCATACTCCACATCACCTTCCTCTCCCTTGAGAGGTACCTGGCAGTCTGCTGGCCAATCACAGCCAAGACCCTGGTGACTCGACGCAGAACCAGGGTTCTTATTGTCTGCCTCTGGCTGGGTGCAGCCGTCAGTGCAGCACCAGTGTTGGTCATGGTTGGAGTGGAGGATGTTGAGGGAGAGGAATTTGGAATCAGCAGTTGGAGGGAGGATGTAGGTTGGACAGGGAGGGAAGGTGAATTGGAGGGAAATGGGAACTGggaagaaacacagacaaagggATGGAGTGAAAAACCTGGGGAGTTAATATGGTTtgaagagaaaggggagagaaaacTGGGACCGAGGCTAAAAgatgagaggaaacaaagagatggaggagaaatgGAAGATGAAAAACTGTCAGATGGGAATGGAAgcaaagaagaaggaaagatgGACAATGATAGaaggcagcaaaacaaaatgaaagaagatgagggaggaggaagtgaagcgGGTGCTGATGGAGGTCACAGAGAAAAGCCTGACAGGCGAGAGTGTCGCTGCACACACTACGCTGCCTCCTCTGGGCTGCTGTCGGCCATGATGATTCTCTCCAACATGTACTTCCTGATACCATTCTGCATCCTGGGACTGGTCTACAGCTTGATTGGACGGACACTGTGTCTCCGGCCACAAAGCAGCCGCAAAGACCAGAGCCACCGGCACACTGTCAAAATGTTgg GAGTGATTGTCTTGGCGTTTGTTCTGTGCTGGCTGCCCTTCCACGTTGGCCGGAccatattctctctctctctgggcacCG ACTTCTTAGTGATCCTGTATCTCTGGTACTTCCAGCTTCTGGAGGGCTCCGTCGCTGTTTTCTaa